The Alkalibacter saccharofermentans DSM 14828 genome has a window encoding:
- a CDS encoding ATP-binding protein, with product PLHQEGARLLFDIISTCYETKSVIITTNIEFGRWKGFLFDEKLTAAIVDRLVHHSHMLIFTGKSYRMMNSLIK from the coding sequence TCCCCCTTCACCAAGAAGGTGCCAGATTGTTGTTTGATATCATTTCTACATGTTATGAGACTAAAAGCGTCATCATAACAACCAATATTGAGTTTGGTAGATGGAAAGGTTTCCTGTTTGATGAAAAGCTAACTGCGGCTATCGTTGATAGACTAGTGCACCATTCTCATATGCTCATATTTACAGGCAAAAGCTACCGCATGATGAATTCATTAATCA